A genomic region of Anas acuta chromosome 1, bAnaAcu1.1, whole genome shotgun sequence contains the following coding sequences:
- the RAB30 gene encoding ras-related protein Rab-30 — translation MSMEDYDFLFKIVLIGNAGVGKTCLVRRFTQGLFPPGQGATIGVDFMIKTVEINGEKVKLQIWDTAGQERFRSITQSYYRSANALILTYDITCEESFRCLPEWLREIEQYASNKVITVLVGNKIDLADKREVSQQRAAEFSEAQDMYYLETSAKESDNVEKLFLDLACRLISEARQNTLVNNVSSPLPGEGKSISYLTCCNFN, via the exons ATGAGTATGGAAGATTATGATTTCCTcttcaaaattgttttaattggcaACGCTGGTGTGGGGAAGACCTGCTTGGTCCGACGCTTCACGCAG gggCTTTTCCCACCAGGCCAAGGTGCCACGATTGGAGTTGACTTTATGATTAAAACCGTGGAGATAAATGGTGAAAAAGTAAAG CTGCAGATCTGGGACACGGCAGGACAGGAGCGGTTCCGGTCCATAACGCAGAGTTACTACCGCAGCGCCAACGCCTTGATACTCACCTACGACATCACCTGCGAGGAGTCCTTCCGATGCCTCCCCGAGTGGCTGCGAGAAATCGAGCAGTACGCCAGCAATAAGGTCATCACTGTGCTAGTGG GTAATAAGATTGATTTAGCCGATAAGAGGGAAGTCTCCCAGCAAAGAGCTGCAGAGTTCTCCGAAGCACAGGACATGTACTATCTGGAAACCTCAGCGAAAGAATCGGATAATGTGGAAAAACTCTTCCTGGACTTAGCCTGCCGGCTGATCAGCGAGGCACGGCAGAACACCCTTGTGAACAATGTCTCATCCCCCTTACCAGGAGAGGGGAAAAGTATCAGCTATTTGACTTgctgtaattttaattaa